A window of the Rhizobium viscosum genome harbors these coding sequences:
- a CDS encoding SDR family NAD(P)-dependent oxidoreductase produces MADLAQLLASIKIPDLAGKAVLITGASTGIGAAVARAFAAQGAKVGVHYNSSREPAEKLADEIRAAGGTVHLVHGDVSREGETERVVEETAKTFGHLDGLINNAGGMLGRKPTSEYTDEHYEKVMNLNARSVLAATRAAHPWLKKQGGFIINTTSIAARNGGGNGAILYAASKGFVSTITHGHAKEFVADRIRVNAVAPGVIATPFHERYTNDEQMELQRKSIPMGFVGTSEDCVGAYLFLASPTLSGYITGQIIEVNGGQLMP; encoded by the coding sequence ATGGCAGATCTTGCTCAACTGCTTGCATCCATCAAGATTCCAGACCTTGCCGGCAAGGCTGTGCTGATCACCGGCGCCTCGACAGGCATCGGCGCAGCCGTCGCCCGCGCCTTCGCCGCGCAGGGCGCCAAGGTCGGCGTACATTACAATTCAAGCCGTGAACCGGCCGAAAAGCTTGCCGATGAGATCAGGGCAGCCGGCGGCACCGTTCATCTCGTGCATGGCGACGTCTCGCGGGAAGGTGAGACGGAGCGTGTCGTCGAAGAGACGGCCAAGACCTTCGGCCATCTCGATGGCCTCATCAACAATGCCGGCGGCATGCTCGGCCGCAAGCCGACTTCGGAATATACCGATGAGCATTATGAAAAGGTCATGAACCTCAATGCCCGTTCGGTGCTCGCCGCGACGCGCGCTGCCCATCCCTGGCTGAAGAAGCAGGGCGGTTTCATCATCAACACGACCTCGATTGCGGCGCGCAACGGCGGCGGCAATGGCGCAATTCTCTATGCGGCATCCAAGGGTTTTGTTTCGACGATCACCCACGGACACGCCAAGGAATTTGTCGCCGACAGGATCCGCGTCAATGCGGTCGCGCCGGGCGTCATCGCAACGCCCTTCCACGAGCGCTATACGAATGACGAGCAGATGGAATTGCAGCGCAAGTCGATTCCAATGGGCTTCGTCGGCACGTCGGAAGATTGCGTCGGCGCTTATCTCTTTCTCGCCTCGCCGACCTTGTCAGGTTACATCACCGGTCAGATCATTGAGGTCAATGGCGGCCAGCTGATGCCCTGA
- a CDS encoding acetamidase/formamidase family protein: MTTHDFVATAFYNVLGTLPPALTITSGDTVVTRTLDAWGYDENEVQRAHGPNPMNGPIFVEGAEPGDSLKVEILDMKPTRDMGFTRSVLAANVIDPEAVRDLPRSEKTLWHIDRHAMTVQLKEPVAGIENMLLPLSPMIGCFGVAPNYGQAISTATSGAYGGNMDYRLLGPGATIWFPVSVSGALFFLGDCHAVQGDGEIVGTGVETTFEVTVRLTVEKARPISWPRAKIADDIITIGNARPLDQALQHATTEMLNLLVADYGLSKVAASHLLGQVVRYDIGNVFDPAYTVACRIAKKWLPAR; this comes from the coding sequence ATGACGACCCATGATTTCGTCGCTACTGCCTTTTACAACGTTCTTGGAACCTTGCCTCCGGCTTTGACGATCACAAGCGGTGACACGGTCGTCACCCGTACGCTCGATGCCTGGGGCTACGACGAGAACGAGGTCCAGCGGGCGCATGGTCCAAATCCCATGAATGGGCCAATTTTCGTCGAAGGCGCCGAGCCCGGAGATAGCCTCAAGGTCGAAATTCTGGACATGAAACCGACAAGGGACATGGGCTTCACGCGCAGCGTTCTGGCGGCAAATGTCATCGATCCCGAAGCGGTTCGTGATCTTCCGAGATCGGAAAAGACACTGTGGCATATCGATCGACACGCGATGACGGTCCAACTGAAGGAACCGGTTGCCGGAATCGAAAATATGCTTCTGCCGCTCTCCCCGATGATCGGCTGCTTCGGCGTGGCACCGAACTATGGCCAGGCAATCTCGACGGCGACGAGCGGTGCCTATGGCGGGAACATGGATTATCGCTTGCTCGGTCCAGGCGCGACGATCTGGTTCCCGGTCTCGGTATCAGGCGCATTGTTTTTTCTTGGCGACTGCCATGCCGTTCAGGGTGACGGCGAAATCGTCGGGACCGGCGTCGAAACCACGTTCGAGGTCACGGTCCGGCTAACGGTCGAAAAGGCAAGGCCAATATCCTGGCCGAGAGCCAAAATTGCTGATGATATCATTACCATAGGCAACGCCAGACCACTGGATCAGGCCCTGCAGCATGCGACAACCGAAATGCTGAATCTGCTCGTGGCGGATTACGGCCTGTCGAAGGTGGCAGCCAGCCATCTGCTCGGCCAGGTGGTCCGCTACGATATAGGCAACGTCTTCGACCCCGCCTATACAGTCGCCTGCCGGATAGCGAAGAAATGGCTCCCGGCACGCTGA
- the pcaF gene encoding 3-oxoadipyl-CoA thiolase has product MTEAFICDYIRTPIGRYGGSLSSVRADDLGAIPLKALMAKNASVDWDAVDDVVFGCANQAGEDNRNVARMSLLLAGLPVSVPGTTINRLCGSGMDAVITAARAIRSGEAELVIAGGVESMSRAPFVMPKADTAFSRAAEIHDTTIGWRFVNPLMKKQYGVDSMPETGENVAEDYKVSREDQDAFAVRSQAKAAASQASGRLAKEITSVSIPQRKGDPVIVEKDEHPRATSMEALAKLPTPFRQGGTVTAGNASGVNDGAAALIIASEAAAKKYGLTPIARILGGAAGAVPPRVMGIGPVPASRKLMARLGLKQEQFDVIELNEAFASQGLAVLRELGIADDDQRVNRNGGAIALGHPLGMSGARITGTAALELDQTGGRYSLSTMCIGVGQGIAVALERV; this is encoded by the coding sequence ATGACCGAAGCCTTTATCTGCGATTATATCCGCACGCCGATCGGCCGTTATGGCGGTTCGCTTTCGTCCGTGCGTGCCGATGATCTCGGTGCCATTCCGCTGAAGGCGCTGATGGCGAAGAACGCATCCGTCGACTGGGACGCGGTCGATGACGTCGTCTTCGGCTGCGCCAATCAGGCGGGCGAGGACAACAGAAACGTCGCGCGCATGTCGCTGCTTCTCGCCGGCCTGCCGGTGTCTGTGCCGGGCACGACGATCAACCGGCTCTGCGGGTCGGGCATGGATGCCGTCATTACCGCGGCGCGCGCCATCCGATCAGGCGAAGCCGAACTCGTGATCGCCGGCGGTGTGGAGAGCATGTCGCGAGCGCCCTTCGTGATGCCGAAAGCTGATACCGCGTTTTCGCGTGCTGCCGAAATCCACGACACGACGATCGGCTGGCGTTTCGTCAATCCTCTGATGAAGAAGCAATACGGCGTCGATTCCATGCCGGAAACCGGCGAGAACGTTGCCGAAGACTACAAGGTGAGCCGCGAGGATCAGGACGCCTTTGCCGTGCGCTCGCAGGCGAAGGCTGCGGCCTCGCAGGCGAGCGGCAGGCTCGCCAAGGAAATCACTTCGGTGAGCATCCCGCAGCGCAAGGGCGATCCTGTTATCGTCGAGAAGGACGAACATCCGCGCGCAACCAGCATGGAAGCGCTCGCCAAGCTGCCGACACCTTTCCGTCAGGGCGGTACGGTGACGGCCGGCAATGCCTCGGGCGTCAATGACGGAGCGGCTGCCCTCATCATCGCTTCGGAAGCGGCGGCCAAAAAGTATGGCCTGACGCCGATTGCCCGTATTCTCGGCGGTGCGGCCGGGGCCGTCCCGCCGCGCGTCATGGGGATTGGCCCGGTGCCCGCTTCGCGCAAGTTGATGGCACGTCTCGGCCTGAAGCAGGAACAGTTCGACGTGATCGAACTCAACGAGGCTTTCGCCAGCCAGGGACTCGCAGTGCTGCGCGAGCTCGGCATTGCCGATGACGATCAGCGCGTAAACCGTAATGGCGGTGCGATCGCTCTCGGCCATCCGCTCGGCATGTCGGGTGCTCGCATCACCGGCACCGCGGCACTGGAGCTTGATCAAACCGGCGGTCGTTATTCGCTGTCGACCATGTGCATCGGCGTTGGCCAGGGTATTGCTGTGGCGCTGGAACGGGTCTGA
- a CDS encoding Na/Pi cotransporter family protein codes for MSTVIAILGGVGLFLLGMTVMTDGLKALAGSALRSVLGKAAATPLTGAFWGALITLLVQSSSAVTMTTIGLVNAGLLTFPQGLGLVFGANVGTTGTGWLVALLGVRVSLSAYALPLIFAGALAKLLGGGRSAAAGSALAGFALVLYGLTTLQQGMGGLAESLHPSDLPAVLGVPGVGWISGSVGLLTLIAVGLAMTAVMQSSTAAIAVTIAAFYAGAISLEQGAALIIGQNIGTATSSALAAIGASSTAKRLALAYVLFKVIAALIAIVAFPFTAATMRAFAASVDGTTLLAAYHTAYNVVGVAVLLPATQWFTHIVERILPSRETPLERALDPSALVNPVIAVETTRRVVAGVLNTSAASVAAALSDEGARTMQDSAAAASALAQAQDFLSELKEPPETEEERLRMTSTLHALEHASRLVEILGEGGIPERMAGVPDDFRAAELCIQAMRATQMVGESITAESALTARAEPIGWTVSAEVDASFANIERAAKDLDAMQRDHRAETLAAVAPGKLTAAEAFARVDAVRRLDRIAHHAWRSATHLLGRHEHTEEAIDRRA; via the coding sequence ATGTCGACGGTAATTGCCATTCTCGGCGGCGTCGGGTTGTTCCTGCTCGGCATGACCGTCATGACCGACGGATTGAAGGCCCTGGCCGGCTCGGCGCTGCGCTCGGTCCTCGGCAAAGCGGCGGCCACGCCTCTCACAGGCGCCTTCTGGGGTGCCCTAATCACGCTGCTCGTGCAGTCGTCGAGCGCTGTGACGATGACGACGATCGGCCTTGTCAATGCCGGGCTGCTGACCTTCCCGCAGGGGCTTGGCCTCGTGTTCGGAGCCAATGTCGGCACGACGGGCACGGGCTGGCTGGTGGCGTTGCTCGGCGTGCGTGTCTCGCTGTCCGCCTACGCCCTACCCCTGATCTTTGCCGGCGCGCTGGCCAAGCTGCTTGGCGGCGGGCGAAGCGCGGCAGCGGGCAGCGCACTTGCAGGCTTCGCGTTGGTGCTCTACGGGCTCACAACCCTTCAGCAGGGCATGGGAGGCCTCGCTGAAAGCCTGCATCCATCCGATTTGCCCGCAGTACTCGGCGTGCCGGGAGTTGGCTGGATCTCAGGCTCGGTCGGCCTCCTGACCCTGATCGCCGTCGGCCTGGCGATGACCGCGGTCATGCAGTCATCGACGGCTGCCATCGCCGTCACGATTGCGGCTTTCTATGCCGGGGCGATCAGCCTTGAGCAGGGAGCGGCCCTGATCATCGGCCAGAATATCGGAACAGCGACGAGTTCCGCGTTGGCGGCCATCGGCGCCAGTTCGACGGCCAAGCGCCTCGCTCTTGCCTATGTGCTGTTCAAGGTCATAGCCGCACTCATTGCAATCGTCGCTTTTCCGTTTACCGCAGCGACGATGAGAGCGTTTGCCGCGTCAGTCGACGGGACGACGCTCCTGGCCGCTTACCACACAGCTTATAATGTCGTCGGAGTCGCGGTGCTCCTTCCGGCGACACAATGGTTCACCCACATCGTGGAGCGCATTCTGCCCTCCAGAGAGACACCGCTCGAACGTGCGCTTGATCCAAGCGCGCTCGTCAATCCGGTGATCGCGGTCGAAACAACCCGGCGCGTCGTGGCGGGGGTTCTCAACACGTCGGCGGCTTCAGTCGCCGCTGCCCTCTCGGACGAGGGTGCTCGTACGATGCAGGATAGCGCGGCAGCAGCCTCAGCACTCGCGCAGGCACAGGATTTTCTCTCCGAGCTGAAAGAGCCGCCCGAGACGGAAGAGGAGCGGCTGCGCATGACGAGCACGTTGCACGCGCTTGAACATGCCTCGAGGCTCGTGGAGATCCTTGGGGAAGGCGGCATTCCCGAACGGATGGCCGGGGTACCCGATGACTTTCGCGCCGCTGAGCTTTGCATTCAGGCGATGCGAGCGACGCAGATGGTTGGTGAATCGATTACCGCAGAATCTGCGCTTACGGCGCGGGCGGAACCGATTGGCTGGACCGTTTCGGCTGAGGTCGACGCCTCGTTCGCAAACATTGAACGCGCGGCGAAGGACCTCGACGCCATGCAGCGCGATCACCGCGCCGAGACCCTCGCCGCCGTCGCACCCGGAAAATTGACTGCCGCCGAAGCATTTGCCCGCGTCGACGCCGTCCGGCGGCTCGACCGGATCGCGCATCATGCCTGGCGCTCGGCGACGCATCTCCTGGGCCGACATGAACACACGGAAGAGGCGATCGACCGGCGAGCGTGA
- the glgX gene encoding glycogen debranching protein GlgX, with the protein MSFSFSELDFLKPELGAEYIGSGTHFAVFSAHAEQVELCLFSPDGKKEIARLPLPKREGDIWSGYIAGLGPGTVYGYRAHGPYDPKNGHRFNANKLLLDPYAKQVHGDLKWDDALYGYTIGKDDLSFDERDSAPYMVKGVVQDPDFDWAGEQAIRRPWPETIIYEAHVRGLTMLHPKVPDRLRGTFLGMCSDPIIDHLVKLGISAIELLPIQFFPNDRYLEEKKLTNYWGYQTLGFFAPQARYLSGDKITEIKTMVRKFHAAGMEVIMDVVYNHTAEGSEKGPTMSFRGLDNASYYILSPDDPRHTFDTTGTGNTLNVAHPMVMRMVLDSLRYWVGAMHIDGFRFDLASTLGRQDLEFDRQGLFFGAIRQDPILAGVKLIAEPWDVGAGGYQVGGFPHPFREWNDKFRDDVRRFWKGDGGMVSEISQRITGSAVQFNHSDRGATSSINLLSAHDGFTLMDTVSFDDKHNEANGEDNRDGHSDNHSDNMGAEGATDNEDINRLRARRRRNMMATLMLSQGVPMILAGDEVGNSQIGNNNAYCQDNEIGWTKWDGLDDPFLDFCRKVVAFRKAHPVLRQERFLTGDSTEDGRIEIAWYKPDASFMDDGAWNDAGLQVLGVYLSKSAHSPDTEEMDDLYLVFNAGGDCEVHLPEVNGLKHWARVLDTGAEEDAFKLHEQAGPVIVYAQSIAVFAPKGQTQPPKDASKAERRRWFHFGRRSR; encoded by the coding sequence ATGAGCTTTTCCTTTTCCGAACTCGACTTCCTGAAACCGGAGCTGGGGGCGGAATATATTGGTTCAGGCACGCATTTCGCGGTTTTCTCCGCACACGCAGAACAGGTGGAGCTCTGCCTGTTCTCTCCCGACGGCAAGAAAGAGATTGCCCGGCTGCCGCTGCCGAAGCGCGAGGGTGATATCTGGTCGGGCTACATCGCCGGCCTCGGTCCAGGGACGGTCTACGGCTACCGCGCGCACGGTCCCTACGATCCGAAAAACGGCCATCGCTTCAATGCCAACAAGCTACTGCTTGATCCCTATGCCAAACAGGTGCACGGCGACCTCAAATGGGACGACGCGCTCTATGGGTATACGATCGGCAAGGACGATCTTTCTTTCGATGAGCGCGATAGCGCGCCTTACATGGTCAAGGGCGTCGTTCAGGATCCGGATTTCGACTGGGCCGGTGAACAAGCGATCCGGCGGCCATGGCCGGAAACGATAATCTATGAGGCGCACGTCCGGGGACTGACGATGCTGCATCCAAAAGTGCCGGACAGATTGCGCGGCACCTTCCTCGGCATGTGCAGCGATCCGATCATCGATCATCTTGTAAAGCTCGGCATTTCCGCGATCGAGCTGCTGCCGATCCAGTTCTTCCCGAACGACCGCTATCTGGAAGAGAAGAAGCTCACGAATTACTGGGGCTACCAGACGCTCGGTTTCTTCGCACCGCAGGCACGCTATCTCTCGGGTGACAAGATCACCGAGATCAAGACCATGGTGAGGAAGTTCCATGCCGCCGGCATGGAAGTCATCATGGACGTCGTCTATAACCACACGGCCGAGGGCAGCGAGAAGGGGCCGACGATGTCTTTCCGCGGTCTCGACAACGCAAGCTACTACATCCTCTCGCCCGACGATCCGCGCCATACTTTCGATACGACAGGTACCGGCAATACGCTGAACGTCGCTCATCCGATGGTCATGCGCATGGTGCTGGACAGCCTGCGCTACTGGGTCGGCGCCATGCATATCGATGGTTTCCGCTTCGATCTTGCCAGCACGCTCGGCCGCCAGGATCTGGAATTTGACCGGCAGGGCCTGTTCTTCGGCGCAATCCGCCAGGATCCGATCCTTGCCGGGGTCAAGCTGATCGCCGAACCCTGGGATGTCGGGGCCGGCGGCTATCAGGTCGGCGGCTTCCCGCATCCTTTCCGCGAGTGGAACGATAAGTTCCGTGACGATGTACGCCGCTTCTGGAAGGGAGACGGCGGAATGGTGTCGGAGATCTCGCAGCGCATCACGGGCTCGGCGGTGCAGTTCAATCACTCGGATCGCGGGGCGACATCATCAATTAATCTGCTGTCGGCACATGACGGCTTCACGCTGATGGATACGGTTTCCTTCGACGACAAGCACAATGAGGCAAATGGCGAAGACAACAGGGACGGTCATTCAGACAATCATTCGGACAATATGGGTGCCGAGGGCGCGACCGATAACGAGGACATCAACAGGCTACGTGCGCGCCGCCGCCGCAACATGATGGCAACCTTGATGCTCTCGCAGGGCGTGCCGATGATCCTTGCCGGCGATGAGGTCGGCAACAGCCAGATCGGCAACAACAATGCATACTGTCAGGACAATGAGATTGGCTGGACGAAATGGGACGGCCTTGATGATCCGTTCCTTGACTTCTGCCGCAAGGTCGTCGCGTTCCGCAAGGCGCATCCGGTGCTGAGGCAGGAGCGCTTTCTGACGGGCGACAGTACCGAGGATGGCCGTATCGAAATCGCCTGGTACAAGCCGGACGCCAGTTTCATGGATGACGGTGCCTGGAATGATGCTGGGTTGCAAGTGCTCGGGGTCTATCTCTCGAAGAGTGCGCATTCCCCCGATACCGAGGAGATGGATGATCTCTATCTGGTCTTCAATGCCGGTGGCGATTGCGAAGTGCATTTGCCCGAGGTCAACGGTCTGAAGCACTGGGCGCG
- a CDS encoding IclR family transcriptional regulator, protein MRESDFVSGFARGLKVIEAFGEMHRRLSITDAAKLTGLDRATVRRSLLTLAELGYANYDGKFFTLTPKILRLGHAYLEATPLPVLIQPHLDALSEKAGQSASASVLDGTDIVYVARASQRRVMSINLTPGSRLPAYCASMGRVLLAALPEAEARAVLSRSELKANTPNTKTDPGELMAEFRKVRAQGYALIDQELEIGLCSIAVPVENDRGQTVVAINIGAPAAHVPAAEMVARYLPLLKETQTTLRTVLR, encoded by the coding sequence ATGCGCGAAAGCGATTTCGTCAGCGGCTTTGCCCGCGGTCTCAAGGTAATCGAAGCCTTCGGCGAAATGCATCGCCGGCTTTCGATCACCGATGCGGCGAAGCTCACCGGCCTCGACCGCGCCACGGTGCGTCGGTCGCTGCTGACGCTTGCCGAGCTCGGTTATGCCAATTACGACGGCAAATTCTTCACGCTGACGCCGAAAATCCTGCGGCTCGGGCATGCCTATCTGGAGGCTACCCCGCTGCCGGTGCTTATCCAGCCACATCTCGATGCGCTCTCCGAGAAAGCCGGCCAAAGCGCGTCCGCATCAGTGCTCGACGGCACCGATATAGTCTACGTCGCCCGCGCCTCGCAACGCCGCGTCATGTCGATCAACCTCACGCCCGGCAGCCGTCTCCCTGCTTATTGTGCTTCGATGGGCCGTGTCTTGCTTGCGGCCCTCCCCGAAGCCGAAGCACGGGCGGTTCTTTCCCGAAGCGAGTTAAAGGCGAACACGCCGAACACGAAGACCGATCCTGGGGAACTGATGGCAGAGTTCCGCAAGGTTCGCGCACAGGGCTATGCTCTCATCGACCAGGAGCTTGAGATCGGCCTCTGCTCCATCGCCGTACCGGTCGAGAACGATCGCGGTCAGACTGTAGTCGCCATCAATATCGGCGCACCGGCCGCCCATGTGCCGGCGGCCGAGATGGTCGCGCGCTACCTGCCGCTGCTCAAGGAAACGCAAACCACACTGCGCACTGTGCTGCGCTAA
- a CDS encoding YbaN family protein, protein MNFTPGPSRSALQRVVYLCLGLVMVGLGIIGAILPLMPTTIFLILAAWFFSRSSPRLEAHLMNSRFGGPLRDWRENGAISRKSKMLALIGMSVGYAVFLIASKPSIFLAIVVGASILACAAYVVSRPGSAELNQPEESDG, encoded by the coding sequence TTGAATTTTACGCCGGGTCCATCGCGCAGCGCACTGCAGCGGGTCGTCTACCTTTGCCTTGGTCTTGTGATGGTCGGTCTTGGAATTATCGGCGCCATCCTTCCGCTCATGCCGACAACGATTTTCCTTATCCTGGCAGCGTGGTTCTTCAGCCGGTCATCTCCGCGTCTGGAGGCCCATCTGATGAATAGTCGATTTGGCGGCCCGTTGCGCGACTGGCGCGAGAACGGCGCGATTTCCCGTAAATCCAAGATGTTAGCGTTGATAGGGATGTCGGTTGGATACGCGGTATTCCTGATTGCGTCGAAGCCGTCGATTTTCCTCGCGATCGTCGTCGGCGCATCGATCCTGGCTTGCGCTGCTTACGTCGTTTCGCGGCCGGGTTCCGCCGAGCTCAACCAGCCGGAGGAAAGCGACGGCTGA
- a CDS encoding 3-oxoacid CoA-transferase subunit A: MDKTIRSAAEAVSEIGDGATVMIGGFGGSGAPIELIHALIDKGPKSLTVINNNAGNGRIGIAAMIDAGMVRKMVCSFPRSSDPRAFTDRYLAGQIELELVPQGTLAERIRAGGAGIPAFYTPTGYGTELAEGKVIAEFDGRHYVQERWLRADFAIVKAQVGDVHGNLTYNKAGRNFNPLMCMAAAKTIAQVSSIVPAGGIDPEHVVTPGIFVDRLVKIANPQQEEELIRAGVAYI; the protein is encoded by the coding sequence ATGGACAAGACAATCAGGAGCGCGGCGGAAGCCGTCTCCGAAATCGGCGATGGCGCCACCGTCATGATCGGTGGTTTCGGCGGCTCCGGCGCGCCGATCGAGCTCATTCACGCCCTGATCGACAAGGGACCGAAGAGCCTCACCGTTATCAACAACAATGCCGGCAATGGCCGGATCGGCATCGCTGCCATGATCGATGCGGGCATGGTGCGGAAGATGGTTTGTTCCTTCCCGCGCTCGTCCGATCCGCGTGCCTTCACCGACAGGTATCTTGCCGGGCAAATCGAACTGGAGCTGGTGCCTCAAGGCACGCTCGCCGAGCGCATCCGCGCCGGCGGGGCTGGCATTCCAGCTTTCTACACACCGACGGGCTACGGGACCGAACTTGCAGAAGGCAAGGTCATCGCCGAGTTCGATGGCCGCCACTATGTGCAGGAGCGCTGGCTGAGGGCCGATTTCGCGATCGTCAAGGCGCAGGTCGGCGATGTCCACGGCAACCTCACCTACAACAAGGCCGGCCGCAACTTCAACCCGCTGATGTGCATGGCGGCTGCCAAGACGATCGCGCAGGTCTCGAGCATCGTGCCTGCCGGCGGCATCGATCCCGAGCACGTCGTCACACCCGGCATCTTCGTCGACCGCCTCGTCAAGATCGCCAATCCGCAACAGGAAGAAGAGCTCATTCGAGCCGGGGTGGCCTATATATGA
- a CDS encoding CoA transferase subunit B, which translates to MTVDTREDIKLSNAQIAWRAAQDIADGAYVNLGIGFPEMVARYQPPGRQAIFHTENGILNFGEAPPSGEEDWDLINAGKKAVTLKPGAAFFHHADSFAMVRGGHLDVAILGAYQVAQNGDLANWRVGAKGVPAVGGAMDLVHGAKQVCVITEHVTKNGEPKLVDKCSFPLTGVGCITRIYTSHAVIDIKDGRFVLREKLAAMSLDELQAMTGAPLHIEGPVTDLVVPEL; encoded by the coding sequence ATGACCGTCGACACCAGAGAAGACATCAAGCTTTCCAATGCCCAGATCGCCTGGCGGGCGGCGCAGGACATCGCCGACGGCGCCTATGTGAACCTCGGTATCGGCTTTCCGGAAATGGTCGCCCGCTACCAGCCGCCGGGCCGGCAGGCGATCTTTCACACGGAAAACGGCATCCTCAACTTCGGCGAGGCGCCACCATCAGGTGAAGAAGATTGGGACCTCATCAATGCCGGCAAGAAAGCGGTGACGTTGAAGCCGGGTGCGGCATTCTTCCATCATGCCGACAGCTTTGCCATGGTGCGCGGCGGCCATCTCGATGTCGCGATCCTCGGGGCCTATCAGGTCGCTCAAAATGGCGATCTCGCCAACTGGCGCGTCGGCGCCAAAGGCGTGCCGGCCGTCGGCGGCGCCATGGATCTGGTGCATGGTGCGAAACAGGTCTGCGTCATCACCGAACATGTCACCAAGAATGGTGAGCCGAAGCTGGTCGACAAATGCAGTTTCCCGCTGACGGGTGTCGGCTGCATCACCCGCATCTATACGAGCCACGCCGTCATCGACATCAAGGACGGGCGTTTCGTGCTGCGCGAGAAGCTTGCCGCGATGTCCCTCGATGAACTGCAGGCCATGACCGGCGCACCGCTCCATATCGAGGGGCCGGTTACCGATCTCGTCGTTCCCGAACTCTGA